Proteins encoded together in one Kitasatospora albolonga window:
- a CDS encoding transcriptional regulator yields MAAGALTVSLLGGGAPASAGTSPDRDLVEKMATTLSLPSPPGAKNQVKVLVFHASAGDEAPYTDAGIAAIERIGQTGPEAGRFTTVATANPNVFTNGKRLGSFHAVVFLTGGGDVLDPEQEAGLEAYMEAGGGFLGIHDAARTEPYSDWFTGLIGARPATNSPTAVQRATVEVGDRVHPATKNLPLEWKRPDKWLNWTKNPSGEVHTVARVRELTYRPGASANGWDHPVSWCRDYDGGRSFYTAMGGTADSFAETDFRDHLRGALAWTNRTSQADCKATITANYTAERLTQPNQPGQNDQIGEPHGLVTAPDGKVFYIGRGGADSSQPVVTDWNNPDIGKGKGQIHVYDPQTKKVTLAGALDVFGNKGGGDELTKNEEGLLGIELDPDFASNGWVYLHYTPHAKIDRDKHMAVRQVSRFTYDSASGKLDLASEKVLLGWPVQIHSCCHAGGGMAWDSKGNLYIATGDTNSSGFSSGYSGNNPEPNFKGVSFADARRTSGNTNNLNGKILRIHPEDDGTYTLPSGNLFTGEEPDEGGGKTRGEIYVMGVRNPARISVDPATDTLYAGWVGPDAGQASTTWGPAKYDTFAAITKAGNHGWPFCMGNNQPYRDRNLPDPSKPLGWYDCNAPKNESPHNDGLVKLPPATPNTIWYSPQGGGVDYPRDANGVPSYKPEEQKELLPWLKGGGQATMNGPVYRYDAQSGSAAKWPAYWDGKWFVGDFYDDTQPRHAVITDPKTAGKGGLPVHAESLKKIIPVGNDGIRNLMDWRFALDGSLYVLDYGRGFFTSDAKSALWRVTYKGGGATPAVEDLVGKAAAQ; encoded by the coding sequence GTGGCGGCCGGCGCACTGACCGTGTCCTTGCTGGGCGGCGGCGCCCCCGCCAGCGCGGGCACCTCACCGGACCGGGACCTGGTCGAGAAGATGGCGACAACGTTGTCTCTCCCGTCCCCGCCCGGCGCGAAGAACCAGGTGAAGGTGCTGGTCTTCCATGCGTCGGCCGGTGACGAGGCACCGTACACGGATGCCGGGATCGCGGCGATCGAGCGGATCGGGCAGACCGGTCCGGAGGCCGGGCGGTTCACCACCGTGGCCACCGCCAACCCGAACGTCTTCACCAACGGCAAGCGGCTCGGCTCCTTCCACGCGGTCGTCTTCCTCACGGGCGGCGGCGATGTCCTCGACCCGGAGCAGGAAGCGGGCCTGGAGGCGTACATGGAGGCGGGCGGCGGCTTCCTCGGCATCCATGACGCGGCGCGCACCGAGCCGTACTCGGACTGGTTCACCGGTCTGATCGGCGCCCGCCCTGCGACCAACAGCCCAACTGCCGTACAGCGGGCGACCGTCGAGGTCGGGGACCGGGTGCACCCGGCGACCAAGAACCTGCCGCTGGAGTGGAAGCGCCCCGACAAGTGGCTGAACTGGACGAAGAACCCGTCCGGGGAGGTCCACACCGTGGCGCGCGTCCGGGAGCTGACGTACCGGCCGGGCGCGAGCGCCAACGGCTGGGACCACCCGGTCTCCTGGTGCCGCGACTACGACGGCGGACGGTCCTTCTACACGGCGATGGGCGGTACGGCGGACAGCTTCGCCGAGACCGACTTCCGCGACCATCTGCGCGGCGCGCTCGCCTGGACCAACCGGACCTCGCAGGCCGACTGCAAGGCGACGATCACCGCCAACTACACCGCCGAGCGCCTCACCCAGCCCAACCAGCCGGGGCAGAACGACCAGATCGGTGAGCCGCACGGGCTGGTCACCGCGCCGGACGGCAAGGTCTTCTACATCGGGCGCGGGGGCGCCGACAGCTCGCAGCCGGTCGTCACGGACTGGAACAACCCGGACATCGGCAAGGGCAAGGGCCAGATCCACGTCTACGACCCGCAGACGAAGAAGGTCACCCTCGCCGGGGCCCTGGACGTCTTCGGCAACAAGGGCGGCGGCGACGAACTGACCAAGAACGAGGAGGGGTTGCTCGGGATCGAACTGGACCCGGACTTCGCCTCCAACGGCTGGGTCTATCTCCACTACACCCCGCACGCGAAGATCGACCGGGACAAGCACATGGCGGTCCGTCAGGTGTCGCGCTTCACCTACGACTCGGCGTCCGGGAAGCTGGACCTCGCCTCGGAGAAGGTGCTGCTCGGCTGGCCGGTGCAGATCCACAGCTGCTGCCACGCGGGCGGCGGTATGGCGTGGGACTCGAAGGGCAACCTCTACATCGCGACCGGTGACACCAACTCCTCCGGTTTCAGCAGTGGTTACTCCGGCAACAACCCGGAGCCGAACTTCAAGGGCGTCTCCTTCGCCGACGCCCGCCGCACCTCGGGCAACACCAACAACCTCAACGGCAAGATCCTGCGTATCCATCCCGAGGACGACGGCACCTACACCCTCCCCTCCGGCAACCTCTTCACCGGCGAGGAGCCGGACGAGGGCGGCGGGAAGACCCGGGGCGAGATCTATGTGATGGGCGTACGGAACCCGGCCCGGATCTCGGTCGACCCCGCCACCGACACGCTGTACGCGGGCTGGGTCGGCCCCGACGCGGGCCAGGCGTCCACCACCTGGGGCCCGGCGAAGTACGACACGTTCGCCGCGATCACCAAGGCGGGCAACCACGGCTGGCCGTTCTGCATGGGCAACAACCAGCCCTACCGGGACCGCAATCTGCCCGATCCGAGCAAGCCGCTGGGCTGGTACGACTGCAACGCACCCAAGAACGAGTCGCCGCACAACGACGGGCTGGTCAAGCTTCCCCCGGCGACCCCCAACACCATCTGGTACTCCCCGCAGGGCGGCGGGGTCGACTACCCGCGTGACGCCAACGGCGTCCCCAGCTACAAGCCGGAGGAGCAGAAGGAGTTGCTGCCCTGGCTCAAGGGCGGCGGCCAGGCGACCATGAACGGCCCGGTCTACCGCTACGACGCGCAGAGCGGGTCGGCGGCGAAGTGGCCCGCGTACTGGGACGGCAAGTGGTTCGTCGGTGACTTCTACGACGACACCCAGCCGCGCCACGCGGTGATCACCGACCCGAAGACGGCCGGGAAGGGCGGACTGCCCGTGCACGCCGAGTCGTTGAAGAAGATCATCCCGGTCGGCAACGACGGCATCCGCAATCTCATGGACTGGAGATTCGCGCTGGACGGTTCGCTGTACGTCCTGGACTACGGGCGCGGCTTCTTCACCTCCGACGCCAAGTCCGCTCTGTGGCGCGTCACTTACAAGGGCGGCGGGGCGACTCCGGCCGTCGAGGATCTGGTCGGAAAGGCGGCGGCACAGTGA
- a CDS encoding copper oxidase — MDRRTFSRRMLVGGAAAAATGVTSLSLGAVEASSAENPPRTAPAGGVVRRIRMYAEKLPNGELGYGFEKGKASIPGPLIELNEGDTLHIDFENLTDGDVSLHVHGVDYDIANDGTRMNRSHVEAGGTRTYTWRTHAPGRRKDGTYEPGSAGYWHYHDHVVGTDHGTGGIRKGLYGPLVVRRKGDPLPDQTCTVVFNDMMINNKTAHNSVNFEATVGDRLEFVMITHGEYYHTFHIHGHRWADNRTGILTGPDDPSRVIDNKICGPADSFGLQIIAGERVGAGAWMYHCHVQSHSDMGMAGLLLIKKPDGTIPGYEPHHAAGGAEKKAPKAAENKAPEDKGAAEHQH; from the coding sequence ATGGACCGAAGGACTTTCAGCCGACGGATGCTGGTCGGCGGAGCGGCTGCGGCGGCGACCGGTGTGACATCGTTGTCACTCGGTGCGGTGGAGGCCAGTTCGGCGGAGAACCCGCCGCGCACGGCCCCGGCCGGGGGAGTGGTGCGCCGCATCAGGATGTACGCCGAGAAGCTGCCGAACGGGGAGCTGGGCTACGGCTTCGAGAAGGGCAAGGCGTCGATCCCCGGCCCCCTCATCGAGCTGAACGAGGGCGACACCCTGCACATCGACTTCGAGAACCTCACCGACGGCGACGTCAGCCTCCATGTCCACGGCGTCGACTACGACATCGCCAACGACGGCACCCGGATGAACAGGAGCCACGTCGAGGCCGGGGGCACCCGTACGTACACCTGGCGCACCCACGCCCCCGGCCGCCGCAAGGACGGTACGTACGAGCCCGGCAGCGCGGGCTACTGGCACTACCACGACCACGTCGTCGGCACGGACCACGGCACGGGCGGTATCCGCAAGGGGCTGTACGGGCCGCTCGTGGTGCGCAGGAAGGGCGACCCGCTGCCGGACCAGACGTGCACGGTCGTCTTCAACGACATGATGATCAACAACAAGACCGCCCACAACAGCGTCAACTTCGAGGCCACGGTGGGGGACCGGCTCGAATTCGTGATGATCACGCACGGCGAGTATTACCACACCTTCCACATCCACGGTCACCGCTGGGCGGACAACCGGACCGGCATCCTCACCGGCCCCGACGATCCGAGCCGGGTCATCGACAACAAGATCTGCGGCCCCGCCGACTCCTTCGGCCTCCAGATCATCGCGGGCGAACGGGTGGGCGCGGGGGCGTGGATGTACCACTGCCACGTACAGAGCCACTCCGACATGGGGATGGCCGGACTGCTGCTGATCAAGAAGCCCGACGGCACGATCCCGGGGTACGAACCGCACCATGCGGCGGGCGGGGCCGAGAAGAAGGCCCCCAAGGCCGCCGAGAACAAGGCCCCCGAGGACAAGGGAGCGGCGGAGCACCAGCACTGA
- a CDS encoding helicase SNF2: MTDTGAKARPSATGRAARELLAEAQALLGRAAAVREDHARAVEAVRDVLDPLLSSLVAEELTAIPVSRLKDVTEGRLRLTALEQAGFTTVGQVHGTARYELRLIPGVGAHTADQALAAAGQIADAVRETVSVRIDMDAPDDTTTALVVALNRLVEAGPDARRAVEAAQRLAERLDPLVAAAAPAGSRLRMLFSGKEARGRAVDAVAGVRTALAEAAEHELPMLFGQVSVDLLRAPEQAPGAWVDFELRSAEYYSLLAELSGSGPDRDAAEGFLPAGIADRVRALRLDDARLRVSLRGYQSFGARFALAQKRVIIGDEMGLGKTVQAIAALAHLAARGETHFLVVCPASVLINWDREVRARSTLRPLPVHGPERLEVFAEWVAKGGVALTTFDALRTLPEAGTALSMLVVDEAHFVKNPATRRAQAVAGWAERAEHVLFLTGTPMENRVEEFRSLVRQLRPELADVVSTTHGAAGSQAFRRAVAPAYLRRNQVDVLAELPALVHVDEWEEFSAGDLVAYREAVASGQFMRMRRAAYADPAASAKLERLRELVEEARDNGLKVVIFSYFREVLATVGDALGPDVFGPISGSLPAARRQELVDAFSATDGHAVLLSQIQAGGTGLNMQAASVVVLCEPQIKPTLEHQAVARAHRMGQVRTVQVHRLLAADSVDQRMVELLARKDRLFDAYARRSDLAEAAPDAVDVSDGDLARRIVEEEQQRLGRPE, translated from the coding sequence ATGACGGACACCGGGGCGAAGGCCCGCCCTTCGGCCACCGGCCGTGCCGCCCGCGAGCTGCTCGCGGAGGCACAGGCGCTGCTCGGCAGGGCGGCCGCCGTACGGGAGGACCATGCCCGTGCCGTCGAGGCCGTACGGGATGTCCTCGACCCGCTCCTGTCCTCCCTGGTCGCGGAGGAGCTCACCGCCATTCCCGTCTCCCGGCTCAAGGACGTCACCGAGGGCCGGCTCCGCCTCACCGCCCTCGAACAGGCCGGGTTCACCACCGTCGGGCAGGTCCACGGCACCGCCCGCTACGAGCTGCGGCTCATTCCCGGCGTCGGGGCGCACACCGCCGACCAGGCGCTGGCGGCGGCCGGGCAGATCGCCGACGCGGTGCGGGAGACCGTCTCCGTACGGATCGACATGGACGCCCCGGACGACACCACGACCGCGCTGGTCGTCGCCCTGAACCGGCTCGTGGAGGCGGGTCCCGACGCGCGGCGGGCGGTGGAGGCGGCACAGCGGCTGGCCGAGCGGCTCGATCCGCTGGTGGCCGCCGCCGCACCGGCCGGGAGTCGCCTGCGGATGCTGTTCAGCGGCAAGGAGGCGCGGGGGCGGGCGGTCGACGCCGTGGCCGGGGTGCGTACAGCCCTCGCGGAGGCGGCGGAGCATGAGCTGCCCATGCTCTTCGGGCAGGTCTCCGTGGATCTGCTGCGGGCGCCGGAGCAGGCGCCCGGGGCGTGGGTGGACTTCGAGCTGCGGTCCGCCGAGTACTACAGCCTGCTCGCCGAGCTGTCGGGCAGCGGCCCGGACCGGGACGCCGCCGAGGGGTTCCTGCCCGCCGGGATCGCGGACCGGGTGCGGGCGCTCCGGCTGGACGACGCGCGGCTGCGGGTCTCCCTGCGCGGCTACCAGTCGTTCGGTGCGCGGTTCGCGCTGGCACAGAAGCGGGTGATCATCGGGGACGAGATGGGGCTCGGCAAGACCGTGCAGGCCATCGCCGCCCTCGCCCATCTCGCCGCGCGGGGCGAGACCCATTTCCTCGTGGTGTGCCCGGCGAGCGTGCTGATCAACTGGGACCGGGAGGTCCGGGCCCGCTCCACCCTGCGCCCGCTGCCGGTGCACGGGCCGGAGCGGCTGGAGGTGTTCGCGGAGTGGGTGGCGAAGGGTGGGGTCGCCCTCACCACGTTCGACGCCTTGCGGACGCTCCCCGAGGCCGGGACCGCCCTGTCGATGCTCGTCGTGGACGAGGCCCACTTCGTGAAGAACCCCGCCACCCGGCGGGCCCAGGCGGTCGCCGGGTGGGCGGAGCGGGCCGAGCACGTCCTGTTCCTCACCGGGACGCCGATGGAGAACCGGGTGGAGGAGTTCCGGAGCCTCGTCCGCCAACTCCGCCCGGAACTGGCCGATGTGGTGAGTACGACGCATGGCGCCGCCGGTTCGCAAGCGTTCCGCCGGGCCGTCGCCCCCGCCTATCTGCGCCGCAACCAGGTGGACGTCCTCGCCGAACTCCCGGCGCTGGTGCACGTGGACGAGTGGGAGGAGTTCAGCGCCGGGGACCTGGTGGCGTACCGGGAAGCGGTGGCATCCGGGCAGTTCATGCGGATGCGCCGGGCCGCGTACGCCGACCCCGCCGCATCCGCCAAGCTGGAGCGGCTGCGCGAACTCGTCGAGGAGGCACGGGACAACGGGCTGAAGGTCGTCATCTTCTCCTACTTCCGCGAGGTGCTCGCCACCGTCGGCGACGCGCTGGGGCCGGACGTGTTCGGGCCGATCTCGGGAAGTCTCCCCGCCGCCCGGCGGCAGGAGCTGGTCGACGCCTTCTCCGCGACCGACGGGCACGCGGTGCTGCTGAGCCAGATCCAGGCCGGGGGCACCGGGCTGAACATGCAGGCCGCGTCGGTGGTCGTCCTGTGCGAACCGCAGATCAAGCCGACGCTGGAACACCAGGCCGTCGCCCGCGCCCACCGGATGGGCCAGGTCCGCACGGTCCAGGTGCACCGGCTGCTGGCGGCGGACAGCGTGGACCAGCGCATGGTGGAGCTGCTCGCCCGCAAGGACCGGCTGTTCGACGCGTACGCCCGGCGCAGCGATCTCGCGGAGGCCGCGCCGGACGCCGTGGACGTGTCGGACGGCGACCTGGCCCGGCGGATCGTGGAGGAGGAGCAGCAGCGGCTGGGCCGCCCGGAGTGA
- a CDS encoding DNA-binding protein, producing the protein MARPPKELTPEKSVEDLLGSKIRKLRLAQGWEITDLAAKVFVSPGRISSIETANDPPGRDLTVKLEQVFGVDGALLELQMLIKSEAFKNYAQRFLRDQAGARSIHEFSPGVPGLLQTADYARALMALDFTDDPEGLEDSVVRRAERQEVFGRKNPPWLWVVLAEPILYQGRGSSEIMARQIDHLLEMGERPCINIQVLPIDQPAVPGSISLLTLRDGTRTAYAEGFSTGTYYQEPSDVDRLQRIYDHVQAGALDLDASAQVMRDARRKHQR; encoded by the coding sequence ATGGCGAGGCCACCGAAGGAGCTGACGCCCGAGAAGAGCGTGGAAGACCTGCTCGGGTCGAAAATCCGCAAGCTCAGACTGGCCCAGGGCTGGGAGATCACCGACCTGGCGGCGAAGGTGTTCGTCAGCCCGGGGCGGATCAGCTCGATCGAGACCGCGAACGACCCGCCGGGGCGGGACCTCACGGTGAAGCTTGAGCAGGTGTTCGGCGTGGACGGCGCCCTGCTGGAGCTTCAGATGCTCATCAAATCCGAGGCGTTCAAGAACTACGCTCAGCGGTTCCTGCGCGACCAGGCCGGTGCCCGGTCGATACATGAGTTCTCGCCCGGAGTTCCGGGGCTGCTCCAGACCGCCGACTACGCACGGGCGTTGATGGCGCTGGACTTCACGGACGATCCCGAAGGCTTGGAGGACTCCGTGGTCCGACGGGCCGAGAGGCAGGAGGTCTTCGGCCGGAAGAATCCGCCGTGGCTGTGGGTCGTCCTGGCCGAGCCCATTCTCTACCAGGGCCGTGGCAGTTCCGAGATCATGGCCCGGCAGATCGATCACCTGCTGGAGATGGGCGAACGCCCGTGCATCAACATCCAGGTGCTCCCGATCGACCAGCCCGCAGTGCCGGGCTCGATCAGTCTGCTGACGCTCCGGGACGGTACGCGAACCGCCTACGCCGAGGGGTTCAGCACAGGCACCTACTACCAGGAGCCCAGCGACGTCGATAGGCTCCAGAGGATCTACGATCACGTCCAGGCTGGCGCGTTGGACCTCGACGCGTCCGCACAGGTCATGAGGGACGCACGAAGGAAGCACCAGCGATGA
- a CDS encoding DUF397 domain-containing protein yields the protein MTRQSDWHISSYSGTNDNCVEVKVMDASLPGVVRARDSKDISLPEVRVPAAAWGAFVAYVSHPEI from the coding sequence ATGACACGGCAGTCTGATTGGCACATCAGCTCGTACAGCGGCACCAACGACAACTGTGTCGAGGTGAAGGTCATGGACGCGAGCCTTCCTGGTGTGGTCCGTGCCCGTGACAGCAAGGACATCAGCCTTCCCGAGGTGCGGGTTCCGGCTGCCGCGTGGGGTGCGTTCGTCGCGTACGTCAGTCACCCCGAGATCTGA
- a CDS encoding hydroxylase, translating to MRNPAFPDGAPNWVDLGTPDLDGTTAFYGGLFGWEHVPGGPEVGGYGMYTLGGHTVAGVMTVPEEQAASAWSIYFQSPDINATAQLVTRSGGRAAFSPMDVLDYGRMGGFADPAGAYFGVWQPRKNPGLGVIQEPGSLLWVELYTPDVPAAAVFFADVFGWRTNPLIVEGTQYVYTTVHPAGTGPELSFGGLVTMSDVPAEAARGTHWLPYFAVDDVEATVDAAKRLGGAESLPAMEVPGVGTMATITDPYGAVLAVMKPQPRQGEEGGAPGD from the coding sequence ATGCGCAACCCCGCCTTCCCCGACGGAGCGCCCAACTGGGTCGATCTCGGCACGCCCGACCTGGACGGGACCACCGCCTTCTACGGGGGCCTTTTCGGCTGGGAGCACGTTCCCGGCGGGCCCGAGGTCGGGGGGTACGGGATGTACACCCTGGGCGGCCACACCGTCGCCGGGGTCATGACGGTCCCCGAGGAGCAGGCCGCCAGCGCCTGGTCGATCTACTTCCAGTCGCCCGACATCAACGCCACCGCCCAGCTGGTGACCCGGTCGGGCGGGCGCGCCGCGTTCTCGCCGATGGACGTGCTCGACTACGGGCGGATGGGCGGCTTCGCCGACCCGGCCGGGGCGTATTTCGGCGTCTGGCAGCCCCGGAAGAATCCCGGGCTCGGTGTGATCCAGGAGCCGGGCTCGCTCCTGTGGGTCGAGCTGTACACCCCTGACGTCCCGGCGGCGGCCGTGTTCTTCGCCGATGTCTTCGGCTGGCGGACCAACCCGTTGATCGTGGAGGGCACCCAGTACGTCTACACCACGGTCCACCCCGCGGGGACCGGCCCGGAGCTGTCGTTCGGCGGTCTGGTCACGATGAGCGACGTCCCGGCCGAGGCCGCGCGCGGCACCCACTGGCTGCCGTACTTCGCGGTGGACGACGTGGAGGCCACGGTGGACGCCGCGAAGCGGCTCGGCGGCGCGGAGTCGCTTCCGGCGATGGAGGTGCCCGGCGTCGGCACGATGGCCACCATCACCGATCCGTACGGGGCGGTCCTCGCGGTCATGAAGCCCCAGCCGAGGCAGGGGGAGGAAGGCGGCGCGCCGGGCGATTGA
- a CDS encoding transcriptional regulator, whose protein sequence is MLINTVTEDALDWQETALCAQAGPEFFFPAPGSSTREAKQLCGACEGRVACLEYALANDERFGVWGGLSEKERERLRRKEREQG, encoded by the coding sequence ATGCTGATCAATACAGTCACCGAGGACGCGCTCGACTGGCAGGAGACCGCGCTCTGCGCCCAGGCCGGGCCCGAGTTCTTCTTTCCGGCCCCCGGCAGTTCCACCCGCGAGGCCAAGCAGCTCTGCGGGGCCTGCGAGGGGCGCGTGGCCTGCCTGGAGTACGCACTCGCCAATGACGAGCGGTTCGGCGTCTGGGGCGGGCTCTCCGAGAAGGAGCGCGAGCGGCTGCGCCGGAAAGAACGCGAACAGGGCTGA
- a CDS encoding choline dehydrogenase yields MSTAYDYIVVGAGSAGCVLAARLSEDPTVSVALVESGGADRKPEIRIPAAFPKLFKTPYDWDLRTVAQPGLDGRELYWPRGHTLGGSSSINAMMWVRGHRDDYDAWARSAGEEWSYDAFVRYFRRAEQWTGPTGASTPHGTGGPLFISPPRDPSPLSAAFLAACRADGLPDLPELNVPDHSGCSLTPLNQRRGRRWSAADGYLKPAGRRANLHILTGTRVSSLAFDGPRVTGVYTGTARPGRLTARREVVLSAGAIGSPHLLLRSGIGDPEALRAAGIEVRAASPDVGRNLQDHLSFALTVRCPQPVTLTGADTPANLARYLLARRGPLTSNVGEAVAFVRSSPELAAPDLELIFAPAPFINHGLAAPTEHGITLGVILLQPGSTGRITLAPDSQGVRIDPGYLTDASDLRRLIAGVRRAESLLASPQLAAHTGEPMGFYPGVVDDTELARAIRGAAETLYHPVGTCRMGEDEDAVTDPRLRVRGVAGLRVVDASVMPGITRGHTHAPTVALAERAAELIRADARVGAGAR; encoded by the coding sequence ATGAGCACCGCGTACGACTACATCGTTGTCGGCGCCGGATCGGCGGGCTGCGTTCTGGCCGCCCGGCTCTCCGAGGACCCGACGGTCAGCGTCGCGCTCGTGGAGTCCGGCGGGGCCGACCGGAAGCCGGAGATCCGTATTCCGGCCGCCTTCCCGAAGCTGTTCAAGACCCCGTACGACTGGGATCTGCGCACTGTCGCCCAGCCGGGCCTGGACGGCCGCGAGCTGTACTGGCCGCGCGGCCACACTCTCGGCGGGTCCTCGTCCATCAACGCCATGATGTGGGTGCGCGGCCACCGGGACGACTACGACGCCTGGGCGCGGAGTGCGGGGGAGGAGTGGTCGTACGACGCGTTCGTACGGTACTTCCGGCGGGCGGAGCAGTGGACGGGGCCGACGGGCGCGAGCACCCCCCACGGCACCGGGGGGCCGCTCTTCATCTCACCGCCCCGCGACCCGAGCCCGCTGAGCGCGGCCTTCCTGGCCGCCTGCCGGGCCGACGGCCTCCCTGATCTGCCCGAGCTCAACGTGCCCGACCACAGCGGCTGTTCCCTCACCCCGCTCAACCAGCGCCGGGGCCGCCGCTGGAGCGCGGCCGACGGCTACCTGAAGCCGGCCGGCCGCCGGGCCAACCTCCACATCCTCACCGGTACCCGGGTCAGCTCCCTCGCTTTCGACGGGCCCCGGGTCACCGGGGTGTACACCGGGACCGCCCGCCCCGGCCGCCTCACCGCCCGCCGCGAGGTCGTCCTCAGCGCGGGCGCGATCGGCTCGCCCCACCTCCTGCTCCGCTCCGGCATCGGTGACCCCGAGGCGCTCCGGGCGGCGGGGATCGAGGTGCGGGCCGCCTCTCCGGACGTCGGCCGCAACCTCCAGGACCACCTGTCCTTCGCTCTCACCGTGCGCTGCCCGCAGCCGGTGACCCTGACCGGCGCCGACACCCCCGCCAACCTCGCCCGCTACCTCCTGGCCCGGCGCGGCCCGCTGACCTCCAACGTCGGGGAGGCCGTCGCGTTCGTCCGCTCCTCCCCGGAACTGGCCGCGCCCGACCTGGAGCTGATCTTCGCCCCGGCGCCCTTCATCAACCACGGACTGGCCGCCCCCACCGAGCACGGCATCACCCTCGGCGTTATCCTTCTCCAGCCCGGGAGCACCGGCCGCATCACCCTCGCCCCCGACTCCCAGGGTGTGCGGATCGACCCGGGGTACCTCACCGACGCCTCCGACCTCCGCCGCCTGATCGCGGGCGTCCGCCGCGCGGAGAGCCTGCTCGCCTCGCCTCAACTCGCCGCGCACACCGGGGAACCCATGGGCTTCTACCCCGGGGTGGTCGACGATACGGAGCTGGCCCGGGCGATCCGCGGTGCGGCCGAGACCCTGTACCACCCGGTCGGCACCTGCCGGATGGGCGAGGACGAGGACGCGGTGACCGACCCCCGGCTCCGGGTGCGCGGGGTGGCGGGGCTGCGGGTCGTGGACGCGTCGGTGATGCCGGGGATCACACGCGGCCACACCCACGCCCCGACCGTCGCCCTCGCGGAACGCGCCGCCGAACTCATCCGCGCGGACGCCCGGGTGGGGGCGGGGGCCCGGTAG